The sequence ACCGAATGTCAGGCAGGATCCGACCGTACACGCGGCAGTGTTCGGGTGCACCTTCGGATAACGGTTCCATGTGTGCCTCGACGACCGAGAACTGGAAGTTCGTGAGGCTGGAGAGGCTCGTGCATGATCGCATCGGCAGTGTGGTGCCACCGTCTGTCTGAGCCCCAGCAGAGCCGGACAAGGCGAGCAGGCTGACCACCACCGCCAGTAGAGGAATCCGATTCTGCGAAGATCGCGAGTCGACAAGGTGCCGCGAGAAAGGCTTCATCGTGTTACTCCTCCTCCGTTCTCCGGCCGAAGCAGTCCGGTCCGTGAGCCGTTTAGACTTCGGCACGAGCATACCTCGTCGCAGACCTCGGCGCTATACAAGTTGAGCGCCAGCCCTTCGGCTCGATGGGCTTCGTAGCCGTAATCATCGTGAGCGTGCTGTTCGCGCTGGGGCTGGCGTTGGTGGATCTGCTCGCGCTCTGCTGACCCGCGCAGCATCTTGAGCGCATGAGCGAAGCCATCACCCGCCTGAACGCAGCCCTAGAAGGCCGCTACCGGATCGAGCGTGAACTGGGTGAGGGCGGCATGGCGAACCAGGTCAGTTACCCGACGGCGGCCTCAACTCCTCCGGATCGAACACCCACCCGCCCTTGATCACCCGCCAGATGGTCTGCGTGTTGCGAATGTCTTCCAGCGGATTCGCGTCGAGCAAGACGATGTCAGCGAGCTTGCCGACTTCCAGCGTGCCGAGGTCGTCACCGGCACCCACGGCGGCAGCAGCCTCTTGTGTGGCGATGCGCAACACTTCCAGCGGCGGGATGCCGGCTTGAACGAAGAATTCCAGCTCCCAATGAAGGGACGCACCGGGGATTCCGGGCGACGTTGCGGCACACGTACGCGGCCGCCCGGCTACAGACGACGGACCACGGAGCTCCCGTTAGCATCTTCACAGTGATGCGGGAGCTCGGCCATCGGTCGATCGGGTTGATCGAGAGCACCTACGGGCACCTCCTGGATGTACGGCACCGTAGCTCGGTTGTAGAATATCGGGTCGCAGAAGTGGTTCGTCTGCCGACCGATCAACCACGCGGAAAGCGCGTAGATGAAGACGCGACGGCCTTTTCGGTTACCGAAACGTTACCCGAAGCGTTACCCGACGACTAAATGAAGAGAGGGAGAGAGGCAAAAGTCCTTTAGTTTCAGCCCTTTGCCGGGGTGGCGGAACGGTA comes from Gemmatimonadota bacterium and encodes:
- a CDS encoding amidohydrolase family protein translates to MPGASLHWELEFFVQAGIPPLEVLRIATQEAAAAVGAGDDLGTLEVGKLADIVLLDANPLEDIRNTQTIWRVIKGGWVFDPEELRPPSGN